From a region of the Anomalospiza imberbis isolate Cuckoo-Finch-1a 21T00152 chromosome 3, ASM3175350v1, whole genome shotgun sequence genome:
- the VIP gene encoding VIP peptides — protein MEHRGASPLLLALALLSALCWRARALPPRGAAFPPVPRLGNRMPFDGASEPDHARGSLKSESDILQNTLPENEKFYFDLSRIIDSSQDSPVKRHSDAVFTDNYSRFRKQMAVKKYLNSVLTGKRSQEELNPAKLRDEAEHLEPSFSENYDAVDELLSHLPLDL, from the exons ATGGAGCACCGCGGCGCCTCCCCGCTCCTCCTCGCCCTCGCCCTCCTCAGCGCCCTCTGCTGGCGGGCGCGGGCGCTGCCCCCGCGGGGCGCCGCCTTCCCTCCCGTCCCGCG ATTGGGAAACAGAATGCCATTTGATGGAGCCAGTGAACCTGACCATGCCCGTGGGTCATTAAAGTCAGAATCAGATATTTTGCAGAACACACTAcctgaaaatgagaaattctATTTTGATCTGTCCAGAATTATTGATAG CTCCCAGGACAGTCCTGTCAAACGCCACTCTGATGCTGTCTTCACTGACAACTACAGCCGCTTTCGAAAGCAGATGGCTGTGAAGAAATACTTAAACTCAGttttaactggaaaaagaaG CCAGGAAGAGCTAAATCCTGCTAAACTTCGAGATGAAGCAGAACATCTTGAACCATCCTTTTCAGAAAACTACGATGCTGTAGATGAGCTGCTGAGCCACCTCCCACTG GACCTCTGA